The Erigeron canadensis isolate Cc75 chromosome 4, C_canadensis_v1, whole genome shotgun sequence genome window below encodes:
- the LOC122595904 gene encoding DNA topoisomerase 1 isoform X2, whose amino-acid sequence MSRALRTNACERLFEVDLRKVTVSCIFNGGRVKASSLKPQNTYFHFGNQTKFSFSSPPFQPKLSRGSPSYMLPMNTIHYGLMNGGFGLFAPYKGAFSLRHFSQASRAVVPTNVASDGEKSRKSASFLAFNKHWKQSKSLTHKKPLEINGKTHPKSSVKAVKNDGVYVLNEPPVEDGKTEVNSAVNEGQVPKTKTKKKQQPKIKKSQEKSTAASEELVLQESSKKVSPTKKSKSSKSNSGTLAEVSLKEKPLIEVGLEKEQSKGTTTKTHKKKPKKAAKLSTEPKDTPEKSNVSELALKSKTQSSVAKRTIRPLYPPSGRSVVVVESVTKARVIQGYLGDMFEVLPSYGHVRDLAARSGSVRPDDDFSMVWEVPSAAWTHLKSIKVALAGTQNLILASDPDREGEAIAWHIIEMLEQQNALPENINVARVVFNEITESSIKEALQAPRDIDFNLVHAYLARRALDYLIGFNISPLLWRKLPGCQSAGRVQSVALALICDRETEIDQFKPQEYWTIEGEFTLEKGSRNISCPAHLTHYDFKKLNQLSVSSHSEASVIENLIKSSVFKVTGTSKKKYKKTASPPYITSTLQQDSASKLHFASSYTMKLAQKLYEGVKLPDGKSTGLITYMRTDGLHMSDAAVEEIRSYVTERYGKNYIPNNARKFFKKVKNAQEAHEAIRPTDIRRLPSMLSEILDEDSLKLYTLIWARAISCQMEPSITEQIQVDVGTANESIIFRATSSRKDFPGYQAVYKDIESKLIRNDADQDEHNGPFEVLNDLKSGDLMGLMNLELKEHHTQPPPRYSEGSLVKKMEELGIGRPSTYATTIKVLKDRNYVTLKSRVLYPEFRGRMVSAFLLHHFSEVTDYSFTADMETELDNVSGGMTEWKGLLRDYWTRFSKYCERASNVHIHQVEKMLEKTFGDFLFASLPDQSRMCPSCKEGTLIFKVSRFGAGYFIGCDKHPQCKYIARTLYGDDDDDASPENGRAVEEPKLLGLNPGSNEKILLKDGPYGHYVQLGEDKKGHLPKRASVSQISDISSITLEDALQLLRYPITLGKHPDDGQPVVLKLARHGLSVKHRRTQAPVPKNTSPNDITLEKALKFLTGKDAKQTGRPKKNKDKEPVEIL is encoded by the exons ATG AGCAGGGCATTGCGCACTAATGCATGTGAAAGACTTTTTGAGGTTGATTTGAGAAAGGTCACAGTATCATGCATCTTTAATGGTGGACGTGTTAAAGCTTCTAGCCTCAAGCCTCAGAACACTTATTTCCATTTTGGAAATCAAACTAAATTCTCCTTTTCTTCTCCCCCTTTTCAACCAAAACTAAGTAGAGGTTCCCCAAGTTACATGCTGCCAATGAATACAATCCATTATGGTCTAATGAATGGTGGCTTTGGATTATTTGCACCCTATAAAGGTGCTTTTTCCCTGAGGCATTTTTCTCAGGCTTCAAGAGCTGTAGTACCTACAAATGTAGCATCTGATGGAGAAAAAAGCAGGAAAAGTGCATCCTTTCTTGCATTTAATAAGCATTGGAAACAATCTAAGAGTTTGACGCACAAGAAGCCTTTAGAAATTAACGGAAAAACACATCCTAAATCTAGTGTAAAGGCTGTTAAGAACGATGGTGTATACGTATTGAACGAGCCACCTGTTGAAGATGGCAAGACTGAAGTGAATTCTGCTGTCAATGAAGGTCAAGTTCCTAAAACTAAAACGAAAAAAAAGCAGCagccaaaaataaagaaatcCCAGGAGAAGTCTACCGCTGCTTCTGAGGAATTAGTTCTACAAGAAAGTTCCAAAAAAGTTTCTCCAACAAAAAAGTCCAAATCCTCCAAAAGCAATTCGGGGACTCTTGCAGAG GTTTCCTTAAAAGAAAAACCCCTCATTGAAGTCGGTTTGGAAAAGGAACAGTCCAAAGGGACAACTACCAAGACTCATaagaaaaaacccaaaaaagcGGCCAAGTTATCTACTGAACCTAAGGACACACCGGAGAAGTCAAACGTCAGTGAGTTAGCTTTAAAGTCAAAAACTCAATCAAGTGTTGCTAAAAGGACAATAAGGCCATTGTATCCTCCCTCTGGTAGATCTGTCGTGGTCGTGGAGTCTGTCACAAAGGCAAGAGTGATTCAGGGGTATCTTGGGGACATGTTTGAAGTTCTTCCTAGCTATGGTCATGTAAGGGACTTGGCTGCAAGGTCAGGATCTGTGCGACCTGATGATGATTTCAGCATGGTTTGGGAGGTTCCTTCTGCTGCCTGGACTCATCTTAAGAGCATCAAGGTCGCATTAGCCGG AACCCAGAATCTTATACTCGCATCAGATCCTGATCGCGAGGGTGAGGCTATTGCTTGGCACATTATTGAGATGCTGGAACAACAAAATGCTTTGCCCGAAAATATCAACGTAGCCCGAGTTGTGTTTAATGAAATTACCGAATCTTCCATTAAAGAAGCCTTGCAAGCTCCAAGAGACATCGATTTCAACTTGGTCCATGCTTATCTTGCACGACGTGCGCTTGATTATTTAATTGGATTTAACATTTCTCCATTATTGTGGAGAAAATTACCGGGATGCCAGTCCGCGGGTCGGGTCCAATCTGTAGCGTTAGCTCTTATATGTGACCGGGAAACAGAAATTGATCAATTTAAACCACAAGAGTACTGGACTATCGAAGGTGAGTTTACTCTCGAAAAGGGTTCTAGAAACATTTCGTGCCCGGCACACTTGACACATTATGATTTCAAAAAGCTAAACCAATTGTCGGTTTCTTCTCATTCGGAGGCTAGTGTTATTGAGAACCTGATCAAATCTTCAGTGTTTAAAGTAACTGGAACAAGTAAAAAGAAGTATAAGAAAACAGCCTCACCTCCATATATAACATCTACCCTTCAACAAGATTCTGCAAGTAAACTACACTTTGCATCATCATACACTATGAAACTGGCACAGAAGCTGTATGAGGGAGTTAAACTGCCTGATGGCAAATCAACAGGGTTGATTACGTACATGAGAACCGATGGATTACACATGTCAGATGCAGCTGTTGAGGAAATCAGGTCATATGTAACAGAAAGATATGGGAAGAACTATATCCCGAATAATGCTCGgaagttttttaaaaaggtaaaaaatgcTCAAGAGGCCCATGAAGCGATTAGACCTACGGATATAAGAAGGCTACCGTCAATGCTTTCTGAAATTCTTGATGAAGATAGCTTAAAGCTGTATACATTAATATGGGCTCGTGCAATTTCATGTCAAATGGAACCTTCGATTACTGAACAAATACAAGTTGATGTAGGAACTGCTAATGAGTCGATTATTTTTCGTGCCACGAGCTCGAGAAAGGATTTTCCTGGGTACCAGGCTGTATATAAGGATATTGAGAGTAAATTAATTAGAAATGATGCAGATCAAGACGAGCATAACGGGCCTTTTGAGGTTCTTAATGATCTGAAATCTGGGGATCTGATGGGTCTCATGAATTTAGAACTTAAGGAACATCATACCCAACCTCCACCACGGTATTCAGAGGGTTCATTGGTAAAAAAGATGGAGGAGCTAGGGATTGGTAGACCATCTACTTATGCAACCACAATTAAGGTTTTGAAAGATAGAAACTATGTGACCCTAAAAAGTCGAGTTCTTTATCCGGAATTTCGTGGGCGTATGGTGTCCGCCTTTttgcttcatcatttctctGAGGTTACGGATTATAGTTTTACAGCTGATATGGAGACTGAACTTGATAATGTTTCGGGGGGTATGACAGAATGGAAAGGTTTGCTTAGAGATTATTGGACAAGATTTAGCAAGTATTGTGAACGGGCTAGTAATGTTCATATTCATCAGGTGGAAAAGATGTTGGAGAAAACATTTGGTGATTTTCTATTTGCTTCTCTTCCTGACCAAAGTAGAATGTGCCCAAGCTGTAAGGAGGGTACTTTGATATTCAAAGTTAGCCGATTTGGTGCAGGTTACTTCATTGGCTGTGATAAGCATCCTCAGTGCAA GTATATTGCTAGAACACTATAtggtgatgacgatgatgatgcaaGTCCAGAAAATGGGCGAGCTGTAGAGGAGCCGAAGCTTCTTGGTCTGAATCCAGGCTCAAATGAAAAG attctATTGAAGGATGGTCCATATGGTCATTATGTTCAGCTTGGTGAAGACAAGAAGGGACACTTGCCTAAACGAGCTTCTGTCTCCCAg ATTTCAGACATTAGCTCTATTACCTTGGAAGATGCTCTTCAGCTACTGCGTTACCCCATCACTTTG GGAAAACATCCGGATGATGGGCAACCAGTGGTGCTGAAGCTTGCAAGACATGGATTATCGGTAAAACATAGACGTACACAAGCACCAGTACCAAAG AACACAAGCCCAAATGACATAACGcttgagaaagctttgaagttTTTAACCGGGAAAGATGCCAAGCAAACTGGACGCCCAAAGAAGAACAAAGACAAGGAACCAGTAGAGATTTTGTAG
- the LOC122595904 gene encoding DNA topoisomerase 1 isoform X1, translated as MLSNVHKGLFCLRNPSTTYPINAIMSRALRTNACERLFEVDLRKVTVSCIFNGGRVKASSLKPQNTYFHFGNQTKFSFSSPPFQPKLSRGSPSYMLPMNTIHYGLMNGGFGLFAPYKGAFSLRHFSQASRAVVPTNVASDGEKSRKSASFLAFNKHWKQSKSLTHKKPLEINGKTHPKSSVKAVKNDGVYVLNEPPVEDGKTEVNSAVNEGQVPKTKTKKKQQPKIKKSQEKSTAASEELVLQESSKKVSPTKKSKSSKSNSGTLAEVSLKEKPLIEVGLEKEQSKGTTTKTHKKKPKKAAKLSTEPKDTPEKSNVSELALKSKTQSSVAKRTIRPLYPPSGRSVVVVESVTKARVIQGYLGDMFEVLPSYGHVRDLAARSGSVRPDDDFSMVWEVPSAAWTHLKSIKVALAGTQNLILASDPDREGEAIAWHIIEMLEQQNALPENINVARVVFNEITESSIKEALQAPRDIDFNLVHAYLARRALDYLIGFNISPLLWRKLPGCQSAGRVQSVALALICDRETEIDQFKPQEYWTIEGEFTLEKGSRNISCPAHLTHYDFKKLNQLSVSSHSEASVIENLIKSSVFKVTGTSKKKYKKTASPPYITSTLQQDSASKLHFASSYTMKLAQKLYEGVKLPDGKSTGLITYMRTDGLHMSDAAVEEIRSYVTERYGKNYIPNNARKFFKKVKNAQEAHEAIRPTDIRRLPSMLSEILDEDSLKLYTLIWARAISCQMEPSITEQIQVDVGTANESIIFRATSSRKDFPGYQAVYKDIESKLIRNDADQDEHNGPFEVLNDLKSGDLMGLMNLELKEHHTQPPPRYSEGSLVKKMEELGIGRPSTYATTIKVLKDRNYVTLKSRVLYPEFRGRMVSAFLLHHFSEVTDYSFTADMETELDNVSGGMTEWKGLLRDYWTRFSKYCERASNVHIHQVEKMLEKTFGDFLFASLPDQSRMCPSCKEGTLIFKVSRFGAGYFIGCDKHPQCKYIARTLYGDDDDDASPENGRAVEEPKLLGLNPGSNEKILLKDGPYGHYVQLGEDKKGHLPKRASVSQISDISSITLEDALQLLRYPITLGKHPDDGQPVVLKLARHGLSVKHRRTQAPVPKNTSPNDITLEKALKFLTGKDAKQTGRPKKNKDKEPVEIL; from the exons ATGTTGTCAAATGTTCACAAAGGCTTGTTTTGCTTAAGAAACCCCTCAACTACTTACCCGATTAACGCGATTAtg AGCAGGGCATTGCGCACTAATGCATGTGAAAGACTTTTTGAGGTTGATTTGAGAAAGGTCACAGTATCATGCATCTTTAATGGTGGACGTGTTAAAGCTTCTAGCCTCAAGCCTCAGAACACTTATTTCCATTTTGGAAATCAAACTAAATTCTCCTTTTCTTCTCCCCCTTTTCAACCAAAACTAAGTAGAGGTTCCCCAAGTTACATGCTGCCAATGAATACAATCCATTATGGTCTAATGAATGGTGGCTTTGGATTATTTGCACCCTATAAAGGTGCTTTTTCCCTGAGGCATTTTTCTCAGGCTTCAAGAGCTGTAGTACCTACAAATGTAGCATCTGATGGAGAAAAAAGCAGGAAAAGTGCATCCTTTCTTGCATTTAATAAGCATTGGAAACAATCTAAGAGTTTGACGCACAAGAAGCCTTTAGAAATTAACGGAAAAACACATCCTAAATCTAGTGTAAAGGCTGTTAAGAACGATGGTGTATACGTATTGAACGAGCCACCTGTTGAAGATGGCAAGACTGAAGTGAATTCTGCTGTCAATGAAGGTCAAGTTCCTAAAACTAAAACGAAAAAAAAGCAGCagccaaaaataaagaaatcCCAGGAGAAGTCTACCGCTGCTTCTGAGGAATTAGTTCTACAAGAAAGTTCCAAAAAAGTTTCTCCAACAAAAAAGTCCAAATCCTCCAAAAGCAATTCGGGGACTCTTGCAGAG GTTTCCTTAAAAGAAAAACCCCTCATTGAAGTCGGTTTGGAAAAGGAACAGTCCAAAGGGACAACTACCAAGACTCATaagaaaaaacccaaaaaagcGGCCAAGTTATCTACTGAACCTAAGGACACACCGGAGAAGTCAAACGTCAGTGAGTTAGCTTTAAAGTCAAAAACTCAATCAAGTGTTGCTAAAAGGACAATAAGGCCATTGTATCCTCCCTCTGGTAGATCTGTCGTGGTCGTGGAGTCTGTCACAAAGGCAAGAGTGATTCAGGGGTATCTTGGGGACATGTTTGAAGTTCTTCCTAGCTATGGTCATGTAAGGGACTTGGCTGCAAGGTCAGGATCTGTGCGACCTGATGATGATTTCAGCATGGTTTGGGAGGTTCCTTCTGCTGCCTGGACTCATCTTAAGAGCATCAAGGTCGCATTAGCCGG AACCCAGAATCTTATACTCGCATCAGATCCTGATCGCGAGGGTGAGGCTATTGCTTGGCACATTATTGAGATGCTGGAACAACAAAATGCTTTGCCCGAAAATATCAACGTAGCCCGAGTTGTGTTTAATGAAATTACCGAATCTTCCATTAAAGAAGCCTTGCAAGCTCCAAGAGACATCGATTTCAACTTGGTCCATGCTTATCTTGCACGACGTGCGCTTGATTATTTAATTGGATTTAACATTTCTCCATTATTGTGGAGAAAATTACCGGGATGCCAGTCCGCGGGTCGGGTCCAATCTGTAGCGTTAGCTCTTATATGTGACCGGGAAACAGAAATTGATCAATTTAAACCACAAGAGTACTGGACTATCGAAGGTGAGTTTACTCTCGAAAAGGGTTCTAGAAACATTTCGTGCCCGGCACACTTGACACATTATGATTTCAAAAAGCTAAACCAATTGTCGGTTTCTTCTCATTCGGAGGCTAGTGTTATTGAGAACCTGATCAAATCTTCAGTGTTTAAAGTAACTGGAACAAGTAAAAAGAAGTATAAGAAAACAGCCTCACCTCCATATATAACATCTACCCTTCAACAAGATTCTGCAAGTAAACTACACTTTGCATCATCATACACTATGAAACTGGCACAGAAGCTGTATGAGGGAGTTAAACTGCCTGATGGCAAATCAACAGGGTTGATTACGTACATGAGAACCGATGGATTACACATGTCAGATGCAGCTGTTGAGGAAATCAGGTCATATGTAACAGAAAGATATGGGAAGAACTATATCCCGAATAATGCTCGgaagttttttaaaaaggtaaaaaatgcTCAAGAGGCCCATGAAGCGATTAGACCTACGGATATAAGAAGGCTACCGTCAATGCTTTCTGAAATTCTTGATGAAGATAGCTTAAAGCTGTATACATTAATATGGGCTCGTGCAATTTCATGTCAAATGGAACCTTCGATTACTGAACAAATACAAGTTGATGTAGGAACTGCTAATGAGTCGATTATTTTTCGTGCCACGAGCTCGAGAAAGGATTTTCCTGGGTACCAGGCTGTATATAAGGATATTGAGAGTAAATTAATTAGAAATGATGCAGATCAAGACGAGCATAACGGGCCTTTTGAGGTTCTTAATGATCTGAAATCTGGGGATCTGATGGGTCTCATGAATTTAGAACTTAAGGAACATCATACCCAACCTCCACCACGGTATTCAGAGGGTTCATTGGTAAAAAAGATGGAGGAGCTAGGGATTGGTAGACCATCTACTTATGCAACCACAATTAAGGTTTTGAAAGATAGAAACTATGTGACCCTAAAAAGTCGAGTTCTTTATCCGGAATTTCGTGGGCGTATGGTGTCCGCCTTTttgcttcatcatttctctGAGGTTACGGATTATAGTTTTACAGCTGATATGGAGACTGAACTTGATAATGTTTCGGGGGGTATGACAGAATGGAAAGGTTTGCTTAGAGATTATTGGACAAGATTTAGCAAGTATTGTGAACGGGCTAGTAATGTTCATATTCATCAGGTGGAAAAGATGTTGGAGAAAACATTTGGTGATTTTCTATTTGCTTCTCTTCCTGACCAAAGTAGAATGTGCCCAAGCTGTAAGGAGGGTACTTTGATATTCAAAGTTAGCCGATTTGGTGCAGGTTACTTCATTGGCTGTGATAAGCATCCTCAGTGCAA GTATATTGCTAGAACACTATAtggtgatgacgatgatgatgcaaGTCCAGAAAATGGGCGAGCTGTAGAGGAGCCGAAGCTTCTTGGTCTGAATCCAGGCTCAAATGAAAAG attctATTGAAGGATGGTCCATATGGTCATTATGTTCAGCTTGGTGAAGACAAGAAGGGACACTTGCCTAAACGAGCTTCTGTCTCCCAg ATTTCAGACATTAGCTCTATTACCTTGGAAGATGCTCTTCAGCTACTGCGTTACCCCATCACTTTG GGAAAACATCCGGATGATGGGCAACCAGTGGTGCTGAAGCTTGCAAGACATGGATTATCGGTAAAACATAGACGTACACAAGCACCAGTACCAAAG AACACAAGCCCAAATGACATAACGcttgagaaagctttgaagttTTTAACCGGGAAAGATGCCAAGCAAACTGGACGCCCAAAGAAGAACAAAGACAAGGAACCAGTAGAGATTTTGTAG